The Macaca fascicularis isolate 582-1 chromosome 1, T2T-MFA8v1.1 genome includes a window with the following:
- the SPSB1 gene encoding SPRY domain-containing SOCS box protein 1: MGQKVTGGIKTVDMRDPTYRPLKQELQGLDYCKPTRLDLLLDMPPVSYDVQLLHSWNNNDRSLNVFVKEDDKLIFHRHPVAQSTDAIRGKVGYTRGLHVWQITWAMRQRGTHAVVGVATADAPLHSVGYTTLVGNNHESWGWDLGRNRLYHDGKNQPSKTYPAFLEPDETFIVPDSFLVALDMDDGTLSFIVDGQYMGVAFRGLKGKKLYPVVSAVWGHCEIRMRYLNGLDPEPLPLMDLCRRSVRLALGKERLGEIHTLPLPASLKAYLLYQ, translated from the exons ATGGGTCAGAAGGTCACTGGAGGGATCAAGACTGTGGACATGAGGGACCCCACGTACCGGCCCCTGAAGCAGGAGCTCCAGGGTCTGGATTACTGCAAGCCCACCCGGCTGGATCTGCTACTGGACATGCCCCCTGTGTCCTACGACGTCCAGCTGCTGCATTCGTGGAACAACAACGACCGGTCGCTCAACGTCTTCGTGAAGGAAGACGACAAACTCATCTTTCACCGGCATCCGGTGGCCCAGAGCACAGACGCTATCAGGGGCAAAGTCGGGTATACCCGTGGGCTGCACGTGTGGCAGATCACATGGGCTATGAGACAGCGGGGCACACACGCCGTGGTGGGGGTGGCGACGGCAGACGCCCCCCTGCACTCGGTCGGGTACACTACCCTCGTGGGGAATAATCACGAGTCCTGGGGCTGGGATTTGGGGCGCAACCGGCTCTACCATGATGGCAAGAACCAGCCAAGCAAAACATACCCAGCCTTTCTGGAACCAGATGAGACATTCATTGTCCCTGACTCCTTCCTGGTAGCCCTGGACATGGACGATGGGACGCTGAGCTTCATTGTGGATGGACAGTACATGGGAGTGGCTTTTCGGGGACTCAAGGGCAAAAAACTGTATCCTGTAGTGAGTGCCGTCTGGGGCCACTGTGAGATCCGAATGCGCTACTTGAACGGACTCGATC CCGAGCCGCTGCCGCTCATGGATTTGTGCCGCCGCTCGGTGCGCCTGGCCCTGGGGAAGGAGCGCCTGGGGGAGATCCACACGCTGCCGCTGCCGGCTTCCCTCAAGGCCTACCTCCTCTACCAGTGA